One Cryptomeria japonica chromosome 9, Sugi_1.0, whole genome shotgun sequence genomic window carries:
- the LOC131075984 gene encoding uncharacterized protein LOC131075984, producing the protein MDAFHLLLGIPWQYDVVSRHDGRKNVYKLTKNGVQYTMTPLPDDGKDNHVVTSVMLVGKEEFMQTIKEKVTPCFSIVVKTREEVRKKMEDKVQERTTGPREVKELLERYKGIVAGSKPETLPPLRDASHCIDLIPVSTFPNKEAYKLTPDQNEELARQLHELLEKGS; encoded by the coding sequence ATGGATGCTTTCCATTTACTCCTTGGAataccatggcaatatgatgtagtCTCAAGACATGATGGGAGGAAAAATGTCTACAAGTTGACTAAAAATGGTGTGCAATACACTATGACTCCACTACCAGATGATGGTAAGGACAATCacgttgtgactagtgtcatgttagtaggtAAAGAGGAGTTTATGCAAACAATCAAAGAGAAGGTTACCCCATGCTTTTCCATAGTGGTGAAGACAAGAGAAGAAGTGAGAAAGAAAATGGAAGACAAGGTGCAAGAAAGGACTACAGGTCCTAGGGAAGTGAAGGAAttgttggaaagatacaagggtatagtTGCAGGAAGCAAACCAGAGACCTTGCCACCTTTAAGAGATGCAAGTCACTGTATTGACCTTATACCAGTCTCAACATTTCCCAACAAAGAAGCATATAAATTGACCCCTGATCAAAATGAAGAACTTGCAAGGCAATTACATGAATTGCTAGAAAAGGGTTCATAa